agtcCTCATAAAAGGACTTAATACCAATGTCACCCCCAAGCCTTAAACTCGGGATCTCATATAACGGGGGATGGTCATACAACCATTGTCCATTGAGCTAATTAAAACTCAAGGACAACACGGTATCCACGTAATACAACAATGTTGTGATGATGACAAAGACTAGTGGTAAGGGCATTAAATGGTGTATGTAATTAATGCGGAGTATAAACGTATTTGatttatagattaaaattattttataaaacgaGCTTGGTACTTGCGCAATGAGGCAGCGCTAGCGGGAACGACGGTTttgtggtgtcggtgatggtattattggtggtggtggcataaaatgttttagaagataagggttgaagtgtaaattaatttgttaaaaatataaaatatcaaagGGCAATTTCGGTAATTCAAAGACAGAActttctaaaaagaaaaataggcattttgctttataaaggagtaaagaTAAGAGActgataatataatttaatatcaacGGTTGATgataatttaattcattaaggtaGTATAATATAACGGTTGAtgatgatataatttttatatagtagtataaaaatatagatatgggTTTTCCAGAATACACGTACTGTAGTTATGATGAACTATGTATATTGTGTTTCTAAAAAACAATTACataaaacgagcatggtacccgcataATGCGGCAGCGGTGGTGAAAAAGctggtctagtggtgtcggtgatggtactttTGGCggtggtgtaggttgatataattgtgatagtaaaaatttttaaaaattaatggCATAAAGTgttaactattaaaataaaggtttagggtgtaaattaattcattaaggacaaatttggtattttatgaaAACTATTTCCATAGTAAATGTATTATGGGAAATTTAGTAAATTtatatgtaactattgtgtaactatttctaaaaattgggggtgtgataatttttataaaggagtatagatatataaaaacaaactttGGTCACatttttactatttataaaaataacaatcaaaatatATCTACAGTACTATCTAATAAAGAGAATTAAAATACTTTTGGAAATGTTAAAAAGTTGCAAAGATCAAAAATACTTTCTCTCATTAAATCTTCTCTACCGGTAAtgataaaataatcaaaaatccCCCTTGAATGTGAGGGCAGTCGTTCCAAAGATCTGAACAGTTGCAATACAGATAATTTgcctacatatatacatatgtacattataataaaaatttgttaaaaagtaAATTAGGCCTCACCACCTCGGCGTCTTCAACATTTCGAACTCTCCCACataagactaagaggagtggtgTCGGAGGAAGGAGggggcgacttgtgccatgtggcatGGAGGATAAAAAGAGTTGCCCCTCAAAAAGGGTGGAAATGGGTGGGTTTTTAAGTAAggggcgacttgtgccatgtgaCACTTTCAATGATTGGTTttaatgattgatttttttttttaaattttttatgattttcatattattttaaaaataacaaaatttctataaatagtaaaataaaatactaaccattaaaattaaaatccaacacatacaaactaaaacataaaaaccacacatcaaacacataaaaaaaaaattattcgatacacaaacacaaataaataactaataactaaTCATCATCGCTAAAGTAGTCATCGACTTCCAGTGGCACGTATGGTGGATGATTTCCCCTCTTGTTttccaaatccacaagtcaGTAGACGCAACCGCCTGAAGCATCAATGATGGTCTACCAACATCCCCTCTGGTGTGCGAACCGCGCCATGCGGTTGGACACATCTCCCATGGCCAGTGCATGCAATCAATACTACCGATCATACCAAGGAAACCATGAAGCTGTTCATGCACATCGTATATTCGTTCAAGATCCATAGATGTAGGTCTCCGTAGGTATGTCGGTCCATACATTTCATTTATacctatttaaattatttataaatacgtaaatgaattaatataactaaatattatgtacgtaactatataatatgaatgtaactatttaatatataactaaatattatgtacgtaactatataatatattactaaatattatgtacgtaactatataatatttatgtaactatgtaatatataactaaatattatgtacgtaactatataaaatgtaactaaatattatgtacgtaactatataaaatgtaaaattaatataaaatgtacgtaactaaataatatataactatatataaaatgtacatttacaaaaatatatcagcGACTCCCGGGAAGTCCTAGCCGACATCTCCAAATGCTCGTCAAACAAGTCGACGCTACACCCATATGCTAATTGACGAAGTGCGGAGATAGTCTTGTGTATCGGCATGAAACCCAGCTTCTCACGAACATCCattctttgttgaaaatatgGATAACTTTCTTCCAAGTCATTTGTAATTCTCAAAAATAGCCGCTTGCTCATACGATAGCGTCGTCTAAAATCCCTCACGCCAAATACGGGTCGCTCAGCAAAGTAAAGGCGGACCAATCGCGCGTATGCCTCCTCACGTCGACGTTCCAGGACCGTTCTTCTTCTAGGCGAAAGTTGGTCTTCCTCGTCCTCCTCGTCTTCCGCGGCTTGAATCATAGTAGTAACCGTCAAAGCAACGGTACTAAGAATAGCGTCGTCGAGATCGATTGAATCATCGGATGAAAAGGGTGATTGAGGATCCATATccgtaatatatgtatatatctatgtaaAAATGAAAGAAGATTTATGTGTGTGATGgtgttttatatttgtatatatgtatatgtaaaggGTGTAGAAGATGAAGTTATTTATAGGAggtggaagaaaaaaaaaaggaaaaagagtcATTAATGGCATGGGAAAGAGGAAAAGGCATTGATTTTCGGAATGGTCAAAGAGGAGTCGGGCGAGGTGGGTGAGTCGGGCAAAAGAGAAGTTGGTGGACGGGGGTGGTGTGGGGGCGACGTCGGGCGGAAAGGGGCGAGGGTCGGCCGAAAAATATGCCACTCCGTTTAGTCTAACAATTTGCTAGACGCCGACTTAAAGACAATCGATCCTTACCTATGGACTATAGTGTCTTGAAAGACACCCCTCCTGGATGCCATTTCAAGACCACGTACTATAGTAAGCGGCCTTAATCACTTCATTTCAAAAAGAGGAATAATGAAAAGTGTATAAGCATGGATGTATCATTTATTATGTATGTGTgaggtatatatatttaagaacgGTTTTTATAGCTAGCGTACAATTTAAACTTTGGATATCAAGCCCATCAGCGATGGgtttaaaaaaccaaacccGTTCGCCCTTAAAACCTATGCACATAGCAATTTCATATCTAAACCAACACTCCTTAAAATTTACCTTTACCACTTTTTTGGTTTGAGTCGTATTAATGCCAATTTTTCTTTTCGTATATGATGATTTGCACGATACAGTTGTTAAGCAACTATgtttaaatgtttaaattagagGTGTTCATTAAACCGTCAGACTGttaaaaccggaccaaaccgggatacttggattggtttggtcgtaTTAAGTTGCTAAAGTCTGGTCTAACGgcttaagttttgaaaaaccgggttccTTGGTCCGGTTAGAGTTTGAGCAAATAACAAACCGTCaaaaccggaccggaccaaaATATACGTGtatgtattaatatatatatatatatatatcataatctGCAACTGAGCATATCGAATATCACAACAAGCATTAATTTGGCATTTGGAGGTTTGTTTATAGTTACGCATTATGCCGTGTATAATTGGAGGAACGTTTATATTCAAGAAAGCTTCGCAATGGATATAATATAGAAACAAATTGGAAGGCATAATAGTGACCCTATTGCAATTCTTTtaaatgagatatatataactTGAAGAGTCTCTCCAATATATAAAGTTTAGTTGTCTTAGAAACCGTCGAACCGACCAAACTGGACCGGCTTACGTTgtttggtttggtccggttaGACAATACACTTGGTCTAGTTTGGTTTGATACATGTAAAAACCGGATATGtcggtttggtttgagatttagttAAAACCGGACCACGAATACCCCTAGTTTAAACTAGCTTCTTTGAATTATATAGTTTCATTGTAAAACTATTACGAGTAATGGTAAATGttcatttaaaagtttttcatgAAACTTAATGACCAAATCCTAGCCAAATGATCATCTCAATCAATAGCTAGGATTGAAACTTATGccctatttaaaaaaaaaacacggagGGGCATATAAGTAAATTtgcttaacaaaaaaaaaactttctttttcCCTTTCCTCCTCCTGAtggaaacacacaca
The sequence above is drawn from the Erigeron canadensis isolate Cc75 chromosome 4, C_canadensis_v1, whole genome shotgun sequence genome and encodes:
- the LOC122597186 gene encoding uncharacterized protein LOC122597186, with the protein product MDPQSPFSSDDSIDLDDAILSTVALTVTTMIQAAEDEEDEEDQLSPRRRTVLERRREEAYARLVRLYFAERPVFGVRDFRRRYRMSKRLFLRITNDLEESYPYFQQRMDVREKLGFMPIHKTISALRQLAYGCSVDLFDEHLEMSARTSRESLIYFCKCINEMYGPTYLRRPTSMDLERIYDVHEQLHGFLGMIGSIDCMHWPWEMCPTAWRGSHTRGDVGRPSLMLQAVASTDLWIWKTRGEIIHHTCHWKSMTTLAMMISY